The following proteins are encoded in a genomic region of Rhizobium sp. NLR16a:
- a CDS encoding iron-containing alcohol dehydrogenase, whose protein sequence is MFDGLVTYPPSHVIGAAAELSRQRGIEAVLSIGGGSAPHTAKLVVYLSKSPGWLDDIYGIYLATGERLPLLRVPATAATGSQVKPVAIVATLSPKRKS, encoded by the coding sequence GTGTTCGACGGCCTGGTCACCTACCCGCCATCGCATGTCATCGGAGCGGCGGCTGAACTTTCCCGCCAGCGCGGCATCGAAGCTGTCCTATCGATCGGCGGCGGCAGCGCGCCGCATACGGCAAAGCTCGTCGTCTATCTCTCGAAATCCCCGGGTTGGCTTGATGATATCTATGGTATCTACCTTGCCACCGGCGAGCGGCTGCCGCTTTTGCGGGTGCCGGCCACGGCGGCCACCGGATCGCAAGTGAAGCCTGTCGCCATCGTAGCGACACTATCGCCGAAAAGAAAGTCGTGA
- the repA gene encoding plasmid partitioning protein RepA yields the protein MPQSEKPDDEERIVDRVRRHSDSIWASIKAQGVAARAPLPDLRTLRSFSLGEVAEILGVSGSYLRQLSIDGQGPTPELGTAGRRSYTLEQINELRNHLASARPKEALKFRPRRREGDKLQIISVVAGPASTTTSFYLAQGLALQGFRVLAIDLDSHGSLSKMFGFYYFGYPVHNASIYAAIRFDEHQESMRSAIQPTLFDGLDLVPGSAELSFFEEECGRRFRSEKLRYPDASARMVSALKEVEADYDVIVLACGDGDFLTAGAYEAATGVLVTVRPEMPEIVSMTSSLYSFTHSVALIERAGRTVNHDFFKYLVTRHDPRDVSQQKSIAMLRESLGDDLLTATVWESDAIRQARDKGRSLYELSSGAVGRSSYEQAMKSLNCANAEIMDIMFEVWGRAPFYVSLASRSTTAGKASSESRG from the coding sequence ATGCCACAATCCGAGAAACCAGACGATGAAGAGCGTATAGTGGATCGCGTTCGGCGCCATAGCGATAGTATTTGGGCTTCCATAAAGGCGCAGGGCGTGGCCGCCAGAGCACCACTTCCAGACCTCAGGACGTTGCGCTCGTTCTCGTTGGGCGAGGTCGCTGAGATTCTCGGTGTGTCGGGTAGCTATCTGCGCCAGTTGTCAATTGATGGGCAAGGCCCGACACCCGAGCTTGGGACCGCAGGACGACGCTCCTATACACTTGAACAGATCAACGAACTCCGTAATCATCTCGCTTCAGCCCGTCCAAAAGAGGCTTTGAAGTTTCGCCCGCGGCGACGCGAGGGTGATAAGCTGCAGATCATCTCGGTAGTCGCCGGTCCCGCAAGCACCACCACATCGTTTTATCTGGCTCAAGGCCTTGCACTTCAAGGTTTCCGCGTCCTCGCTATAGATCTCGATTCGCACGGCTCGTTATCTAAGATGTTCGGTTTTTACTACTTTGGTTATCCAGTCCACAATGCGAGCATCTATGCGGCGATACGCTTTGACGAGCATCAGGAAAGTATGCGGTCAGCAATCCAACCCACCCTTTTTGATGGTCTTGATCTCGTTCCGGGCTCTGCCGAACTCTCTTTTTTTGAAGAGGAGTGTGGCCGGCGCTTCCGTAGCGAGAAATTGAGGTACCCGGACGCTAGCGCCAGGATGGTGTCTGCGCTTAAGGAAGTTGAGGCGGATTATGATGTGATCGTTCTCGCCTGCGGAGATGGAGACTTTCTGACCGCGGGTGCATATGAAGCAGCAACCGGCGTTCTTGTGACGGTCCGCCCTGAGATGCCTGAGATCGTGTCAATGACCTCGTCCCTCTACTCTTTCACGCATTCCGTCGCACTGATCGAAAGGGCTGGGAGGACCGTAAATCATGATTTCTTCAAATATCTGGTGACAAGGCACGATCCGCGTGACGTCTCACAGCAGAAGTCAATCGCAATGTTGCGCGAATCCCTGGGGGATGATCTGTTGACAGCAACCGTCTGGGAGTCGGACGCGATCCGGCAAGCGCGGGACAAAGGCCGATCATTGTATGAGCTCTCAAGCGGAGCGGTAGGCCGATCGTCGTACGAGCAAGCGATGAAATCGCTGAATTGCGCCAATGCAGAGATAATGGACATCATGTTCGAGGTTTGGGGCCGCGCCCCGTTCTATGTCTCGCTGGCTTCGCGCTCGACGACTGCAGGAAAGGCGAGTTCCGAATCCAGAGGCTAA
- a CDS encoding type II toxin-antitoxin system VapC family toxin, giving the protein MARYMLDTNMCIYLMKNQPEQVARRFASCYVGDVVMSAITFAELEYGVSASDDPARELDNLTALAELITVEPFGIAAARAYGPVRMATRDRKKDHLDKLIASHAIALDTVLVTNNTRDFLAYPGLKLENWLDAERRETN; this is encoded by the coding sequence ATGGCGCGTTACATGCTCGATACGAACATGTGTATCTACCTGATGAAAAACCAGCCGGAGCAGGTCGCTCGCCGCTTTGCCAGTTGCTATGTGGGGGACGTGGTGATGTCCGCCATCACCTTCGCGGAACTCGAGTACGGTGTTTCCGCATCCGATGATCCGGCACGAGAACTTGATAATCTCACCGCCCTGGCCGAGCTGATCACGGTAGAGCCGTTTGGGATCGCAGCAGCGCGTGCCTACGGTCCGGTTCGAATGGCGACGAGAGACCGGAAGAAAGATCATCTCGACAAACTGATCGCATCGCATGCGATCGCTCTGGACACGGTATTGGTGACCAACAACACGCGGGACTTCCTGGCGTATCCCGGACTGAAGCTCGAAAACTGGCTGGACGCGGAACGCAGAGAAACCAATTAA
- the vapB gene encoding type II toxin-antitoxin system VapB family antitoxin, whose translation MHTTKAFKNGNSQAVRIPAELAFERTDVELEIERIGDELRIRPVHRSLAGVLDVFARFSPDFMRDGRESHEQEERDKI comes from the coding sequence ATGCACACCACTAAAGCTTTCAAGAATGGAAATTCCCAGGCGGTTCGCATACCGGCGGAACTGGCGTTTGAGCGAACCGATGTTGAGTTGGAAATCGAGCGCATCGGCGACGAGCTTCGCATCCGTCCTGTGCATCGCTCCCTGGCCGGCGTTCTGGATGTATTCGCCCGCTTCTCTCCGGATTTCATGCGCGACGGAAGAGAGTCCCATGAGCAAGAGGAGCGGGATAAGATCTGA
- a CDS encoding TlpA disulfide reductase family protein has product MTSNISIGSPAPSINVQHWLRGDPLSNFQLGKIYILDFFSTTCGYCAPVLSHLAQMQEEFSDMGVELIGVAANEEAETANEALAQVDKWVTKWLPNTKIRIGFDHSGEMAKHWLLASLSFHLPQAFIVGRDGSIAFIGDPDMPVLQTLAEYKGEQG; this is encoded by the coding sequence ATGACCTCTAATATAAGTATTGGCTCGCCAGCCCCGTCGATCAACGTGCAGCACTGGCTCCGCGGCGATCCGCTTTCCAACTTCCAGCTCGGCAAGATCTACATCCTCGATTTCTTTTCGACTACCTGCGGATATTGCGCGCCGGTGCTGTCCCACTTGGCGCAGATGCAGGAGGAATTCAGCGACATGGGAGTTGAACTCATCGGGGTCGCAGCAAATGAGGAAGCTGAAACGGCTAACGAGGCCCTAGCTCAGGTGGACAAATGGGTAACCAAATGGCTCCCGAATACGAAAATTCGGATCGGGTTCGACCACTCAGGCGAAATGGCTAAGCATTGGCTGTTAGCCAGCCTGTCTTTCCATCTTCCACAGGCGTTCATTGTTGGCCGAGACGGCAGCATCGCCTTCATCGGTGATCCGGACATGCCCGTGCTGCAGACCCTGGCGGAGTATAAGGGTGAGCAGGGGTGA